The Leishmania braziliensis MHOM/BR/75/M2904 complete genome, chromosome 10 genome contains a region encoding:
- a CDS encoding histone H3: MSRTKETARTKRSITAKKSKKAPSAVSGLKKVHRRWRPGTCAIREIRRYQKSTELLMQCAPFQRLVREVSSAQKEGLRFQSSAILAIQEATEAYIVSLLADTNLACIHAKRVTIQPKDVQLAMRLRGDRH, translated from the coding sequence ATGTCCCGCACCAAGGAGACCGCCCGCACGAAGCGCAGCATcacggcgaagaagagcaagaagGCGCCGAGCGCGGTGTCCGGCCTGAAGAaggtgcaccgccgctggcgcccgGGCACCTGCGCGATCCGCGAGATCCGCAGGTACCAGAAGAGCACGGAGCTGCTGATGCAGTGCGCGCCGTTCCAGCGCCTGGTGCGCGAGGTGTCGAGCGCGCAGAAGGAGGGCCTGCGCTTCcagagcagcgccatcctGGCGATCCAggaggcgacggaggcgTACATTGTGTCGCTGTTGGCGGACACCAACCTGGCCTGCATCCACGCGAAGCGCGTGACGATCCAGCCGAAGgacgtgcagctggcgatgcGCCTGCGCGGTGATCGCCACTAG
- a CDS encoding putative ARP2/3 complex subunit: MKDATRLPNTSPYPALMAALKLFEGEHNTMGKSYPALSHRLHTFGDCVYELASLPEGKTNESPDEAPSKPPLSHTTAVPLTEAEALRNNSGNEVKSAGTCVPSGEADIVSSAAKKARHIPASTSYPPISIRFVHPIPYAQLDQYHNLVHALSTALHQVAPHCTYGLPSPGHTEAAPAAAASLSSVGLCIPTDVTPQERCAAAVFASELSLRALQPVVEGLLQRSCATTQQETLLLLPRTAKAMKAAAPQSVIDSDLMFSAAALFITATPTPVQPASPDTNLSVQTAPPLFYAGTVSLTVCISTDNKGDAALIRRYLKAFAEVEKAPVLLIVRESAEPPPGIGVAAGSALKADHSYVWWCTFVLAPHEMASAAPLVRALRWARELRPTVLFHVNQERMALHERLRQKLSAYAAHFFLLTESR; the protein is encoded by the coding sequence ATGAAAGATGCGACTCGGCTACCGAACACATCACCATACCCCGCCCTcatggcggcgctgaagCTGTTCGAAGGCGAGCACAATACAATGGGAAAATCCTACCCCGCGCTGTCACACCGTCTCCATACCTTCGGTGACTGCGTCTATGAACTTGCCAGCCTGCCGGAGGGCAAAACAAATGAGAGCCCAGATGAGGCGCCGTCGAAGCCGCCTCTCAGTCACACTACTGCGGTACCGTTGACTGAAGCGGAGGCGCTCAGGAACAATAGTGGCAACGAGGTGAAGAGCGCCGGTACGTGTGTACCAAGTGGGGAAGCCGACATCGTTTCATCTGCTGCCAAAAAAGCCAGGCATATACCCGCAAGCACTTCCTACCCGCCTATCAGCATTCGTTTTGTGCACCCGATCCCGTATGCTCAGCTGGACCAGTACCACAACCTTGTCCATGCGCTGAGCACTGCGCTGCATCAGGTggcaccacactgcacctACGGCCTGCCTTCTCCCGGCCATACAGAGGCggcacccgcagcagcagcgtcactcTCTTCGGTTGGTCTGTGCATTCCAACCGACGTGACGCCCCAAGAAagatgtgctgcagcagtgttCGCTTCCGAGCTGAGCCTTCGCGCTCTTCAACCAGTTGTCGAGGGACTtctccagcgcagctgcgcgacgacgcagcaggagactttgctgctgctgcctcgcacCGCGAAAGCGAtgaaggcagcagcgccgcagtcgGTGATCGACTCAGATTTGATGTTTTCTGCAGCAGCCCTCTTCATTACTGCAACGCCAACGCCAGTGCAGCCGGCCTCACCCGACACAAACTTGTCGGTTCAGACGGCGCCCCCGTTGTTTTATGCAGGCACCGTCTCTCTCACCGTTTGTATCAGCACCGACAACAAAGGAGACGCGGCACTCATACGGCGCTACTTGAAAGCCTTCGCTGAAGTGGAGAaggcgccggtgctgcttATCGTTCGCGAATCAGCAGAACCACCCCCAGGGATTGGTGTTGCGGCTGGCTCGGCGCTTAAAGCAGACCACTCGTAcgtgtggtggtgcaccTTTGTACTCGCCCCGCATGAGATggcctctgcagcgcctctaGTACGGGCCCTACGCTGGGCGCGTGAACTGCGGCCGACGGTACTCTTTCACGTCAACCAGGAGCGAATGGCGCTGCATGAGCGGCTCCGCCAAAAACTCAGCGCGTATGCTGCccatttttttcttctgaCTGAGTCGAGGTGA
- a CDS encoding nucleoside phosphorylase-like protein, giving the protein MSHSGAGFSGDVDPDLPLSPEGITFHVACTSKHLADRIIFVGDPGRVKTVGAYLDTGSITYEASHREINIITGSYHGVPVTVLSTGMGTDNIEIMMNEVHILKEYDPKKRRWRARAGDALADPLETSFDPSKVKLIRVGTCGTPNEEVQVGCLAITQYAIGMDNTCQYYDAPAVNSTADVQEVLAKVQTTSLGKVQVYATKAAPAITQGLVDACTALNSKANASEQQRYYVGATCSASGFYGCQGRSVGRFRGHLTAPNLTEELGDLCFNVSEGEQRVVNIEMESSALCYLSNLLGYQAGAVCVVVAQRSRSGRAFTTPEQLAKALSNAITVALEALTKD; this is encoded by the coding sequence atgtcccacagcggcgctggctTTTCAGGCGACGTTGACCCGGACCTTCCCCTCAGTCCGGAGGGTATCACCTTCCACGTTGCCTGCACCAGCAAGCACCTGGCAGACCGCATCATCTTTGTCGGTGACCCAGGCCGCGTGAAGACGGTGGGCGCCTATCTGGACACTGGCAGCATAACCTACGAGGCCTCGCACCGTGAAATCAACATCATCACCGGCAGCTACCACGGAGTTCCAGTGACGGTGCTGAGCACGGGCATGGGCACAGACAACATCGAGATTATGATGAACGAGGTGCACATCTTGAAGGAGTACGACCCAAagaagcggcggtggcgcgctcGCGCTGGGGATGCGCTGGCGGACCCGCTTGAGACGTCGTTTGATCCGTCGAAGGTGAAGCTGATCCGTGTGGGCACCTGCGGCACACCTAATGAAGAGGTGCAGGTGGGCTGCCTTGCCATTACGCAGTATGCTATCGGCATGGACAACACCTGCCAGTACTACGACGCCCCTGCGGTGAACAGCACGGCGGATGTGCAGGAGGTACTGGCGAAGGTGCAGACGACCTCCCTCGGGAAGGTGCAGGTGTACGCGACCAAGGCTGCACCAGCCATCACGCAGGGCCTTGTGGACGCCTGCACTGCGCTCAACAGCAAGGCGAATGCgtcggagcagcagcgctactATGTAGGCGCCACGTGCAGCGCCAGTGGCTTCTACGGGTGCCAAGGCCGCAGTGTCGGCCGCTTTCGCGGTCACCTCACTGCCCCAAACCTCACCGAGGAACTCGGTGACCTGTGCTTCAACGTCAGCGAAGGCGAGCAACGTGTCGTGAACATTGAGATGGAGAGCAGCGCTCTCTGCTACCTCAGCAATTTACTCGGCTACCAGGCAGGCGCGGTGTGCgtcgtggtggcgcagcgctcTCGCAGCGGCCGCGCCTTTACCACGCCAGAGCAACTCGCCAAGGCGCTCTCAAACGCCATCACAGTCGCTCTGGAGGCCCTTACCAAGGATTAA
- a CDS encoding putative carrier protein, with amino-acid sequence MLTESSSIESDSVSYEPPAAHSSTSVDASQNHHHRHHTHQQHSSASHVHSSPFGFLTHDVEEEPPLHEHTTSVNRSYSDLHQGAFLFYAFALCALRTALQQPINLALTRKQTSAAANKMTTWGILSNIFTQEGRWRGLLQGIGSLSIGCALSEVIYLCIFEWGREQVPITGTAMRDAVSGYAADVVCRAVHIPLSIIAFRQMTASPSRRMNSWRTLQGMYAERGLRTVFAGFGTTLVVGCQWTAMWWAMYGQLKSFLYGAFGPHLERLSEKYEGSQQRGGAASGGWRLPNWCTSTEDNILINGVASVTTSAATAVLFNPYLVVRTNLQVTPGATLWSVTRQLHRKWGFRGFYSGLLLSINACVVDGLLASTSYEYAKLWADRTRDVQSSQVGATAHMPTGGARTEKEE; translated from the coding sequence ATGCTTACCGAGTCCTCCTCGATCGAATCAGACAGCGTCAGCTACGAGCCCCCCGCtgcccacagcagcaccagtgtGGACGCATCTCAAAAtcaccaccatcgccatcacacacatcagcagcacagcTCTGCCTCGCACGTGCACTCATCTCCGTTTGGATTTCTCACGCATGACGTGGAAGAggagccgccgctgcacgaGCACACAACCAGCGTCAATCGCAGCTACTCAGACCTCCATCAAggtgcctttctcttttaCGCGTTCGCCCTGTGCGCGCTCCGCACGGCGCTTCAGCAACCGATAAACTTAGCTCTGACCCGGAAGCAGAcgagcgctgcagcgaaCAAGATGACCACATGGGGCATCCTCTCCAACATCTTCACGCAGGAAGGGCGGTGGCGTGGCCTTCTGCAGGGCATCGGCTCCCTCTCCATTGGATGCGCCCTGAGCGAGGTGATCTACCTGTGCATTTTCGAGTGGGGCCGCGAGCAGGTGCCCATCACCGGTACCGCAATGCGTGACGCCGTCTCCGGATACGCTGCCGACGTTGTGTGCCGCGCCGTGCACATCCCGCTCAGCATTATCGCGTTCCGCCAGATGACGGCGTCCCCGTCGCGCCGCATGAACTCGTGGCGAACGCTGCAGGGCATGTACGCGGAGCGCGGCTTGCGCACGGTCTTCGCCGGCTTTGGCACCACCCTAGTCGTCGGGTGCCAGTGGACAGCTATGTGGTGGGCGATGTATGGTCAGCTGAAAAGCTTCCTCTACGGCGCCTTCGGGCCGCATCTGGAGCGGCTCTCTGAGAAATACGAGGGGTCCCAGCAAAGAGGTGGCGCGGCAAGTGGTGGATGGCGCCTGCCGAACTGGTGCACGTCCACCGAAGACAACATCCTCATCAACGGCGTTGCCTCCGTCACGACGAGTGCGGCTACCGCGGTGCTCTTCAATCCGTACCTGGTGGTGCGGACAAATCTTCAGGTGACCCCCGGAGCTACATTGTGGTCCGTGActcggcagctgcaccgcaaGTGGGGCTTCCGTGGCTTCTACAgcgggctgctgctgagcattAACGCATGTGTTGTGGACGGTCTCTTGGCGTCTACCAGCTACGAGTATGCGAAGCTGTGGGCCGACCGCACTCGGGATGTCCAGTCCAGTCAAGTAGGTGCAACCGCACATATGCCTACCGGGGGAGCGAGAACTGAAAAAGAGGagtga